One segment of Gadus chalcogrammus isolate NIFS_2021 chromosome 8, NIFS_Gcha_1.0, whole genome shotgun sequence DNA contains the following:
- the LOC130386947 gene encoding cAMP-dependent protein kinase inhibitor alpha-like codes for MAEVEATYADFIASGRTGRRNAMHDILQSPSDPQGGQLPLSLSLSQLHIHTARRDGGDAEDSQGSSTSVQREMAQRNS; via the exons ATGGCAGAGGTCGAGGCTACGTACGCCGACTTCATCGCATCGGGGCGCACAGGCCGGAGGAACGCCATGCACGACATCCTGCAGAGCCCCAGCGACCCGCAGGGGGGCCAGCTGCCCCTCAGCCTGTCCCTGTCCCAGCTGCACATACACACTGCCCGCAGAG ATGGGGGAGATGCTGAGGACAGCCAGGGCTCCTCAACGTCGGTCCAGAGAGAGATGGCCCAGAGGAACAGctaa
- the lyn gene encoding tyrosine-protein kinase Lyn, which produces MGCKKSKLSEGLSQGKCDPPPPDRSSDTVYVRDPTLNRNKPGKPSELLPGQIFQKLEEQGNSSKVVVALYPYEAIHPEDLGFKKGETMMVLEECGEWWRAKSISSNREGFIPSNYVAQDNTMETEEWFFKDINRKDAERQLLSPANRPGSYLIRESTVKGSYSLSVRDVDPQGSDIVKHFKIRALDNGGCYISPKITFPDIGSMVRYYEEQPEGLCGRPLHPCKKPRAQKPWDKDAWEISKTSIKMVKKLGAGQFGEVWMAYYNNVTKVAVKTLKPGTMSPEAFMDEANMMKTLQHDRLVRLHAVVTKTPPIYIITEYMANGSLLDFLKSSAGAILQLPKLIDFSAQIAEGMAYIEKMNYIHRDLRAANVLVSDSLLCKIADFGLARVIEDDQYTAREGAKFPIKWTAPEAINYGCFTIKSDMWSFGVLLYEIITLGKIPYPGMNKSEVMSSIQRGYRMPQPADCPTELYDIMMSCWKNKPDDRPTFDYMQSVLDDFYTATEAQYQHQP; this is translated from the exons atgggttGTAAGAAGTCTAAGCTAAGCGAGGGACTTAGCCAGGGGAAGTGTGATCCTCCACCACCCGACCGCAGCTCCGACACTGTCTACGTCCGCGACCCAACCTTAAACAGAAATAAACCTGGA AAGCCATCAGAGCTTCTTCCCGGGCAGATTTTTCAGAAGTTGGAAG AGCAGGGAAACAGCAGTAAGGTGGTGGTGGCGCTCTACCCCTATGAGGCCATCCACCCAGAAGACCTGGGCTTCAAAAAGGGAGAGACCATGATGGTGCTGGAGGA GTGTGGAGAATGGTGGAGGGCCAAATCCATAAGCAGCAATAGAGAAGGGTTCATCCCTTCCAACTACGTGGCGCAGGACAACACCATGGAGACTGAGGA GTGGTTCTTCAAGGACATCAATCGAAAGGACGCAGAGAGACAGCTGCTGAGTCCTGCCAACCGACCGGGCTCGTATCTCATCCGGGAGAGTACCGTAAAAG GAAGTTACTCACTCTCCGTCAGGGATGTCGACCCCCAGGGTAGCGACATAGTGAAGcacttcaaaataagagcgctgGACAACGGTGGCTGCTACATCTCACCCAAGATCACCTTCCCCGACATCGGCAGCATGGTCCGATATTACGAGG AACAACCGGAGGGGCTGTGCGGGCGCCCGCTGCATCCCTGCAAGAAGCCCCGAGCCCAGAAGCCGTGGGACAAGGACGCCTGGGAGATCTCCAAGACCTCCATCAAGATGGTGAAGAAGCTGGGAGCCGGACAGTTTGGAGAAGTCTGGATGG cctACTACAACAACGTGACCAAGGTGGCGGTGAAGACCTTGAAGCCGGGGACCATGTCGCCGGAGGCCTTCATGGACGAGGCCAACATGATGAAGACCCTGCAGCACGACCGGCTGGTGCGGCTGCACGCCGTGGTCACCAAGACCCCGCCCATCTACATCATCACCGAGTACATGGCCAACG GCAGTCTCCTTGACTTCCTGAAGAGCAGCGCAGGAGCTATACTGCAACTTCCCAAACTCATCGACTTCTCTGCACAG ATCGCAGAGGGCATGGCGTACATCGAGAAGATGAACTACATCCACCGGGACCTGAGAGCGGCTAACGTCCTGGTCTCCGACAGTCTGCTCTGCAAGATCGCCGACTTCGGCCTGGCCCGGGTCATCGAGGACGACCAGTACACTGCCAGAGAAG gGGCTAAGTTTCCCATCAAGTGGACCGCTCCAGAAGCCATCAACTACGGCTGCTTTACCATCAAGTCAGACATGTGGTCCTTCGGAGTTCTGCTGTACGAGATCATCACCTTAGGAAAGATCCCCTATCCAG GCATGAACAAGAGCGAGGTGATGTCGTCTATACAGCGGGGCTACCGGATGCCCCAGCCTGCAGACTGCCCCACCGAACTCTACGACATCATGATGTCATGCTGGAAGAACAAGCCCGACGACCGGCCCACCTTTGACTACATGCAGAGTGTTCTGGATGACTTCTACACTGCCACCGAGGCGCAGTACCAACATCAGCCTTAG
- the urod gene encoding uroporphyrinogen decarboxylase, with the protein MSKDELILPKDFPQLKNDTFLRAARGEQTQHVPVWCMRQAGRYLPEFREFRAGKDFFDTCRSPEACCELTLQPLRRFDFDASIIFSDILVVPQAMGMEVQMVPGKGPTFPDPLKDPEDLQRLKTKVDVQKELDYVFKAITLTRHKIEGKVPLIGFTGAPWTLMSYMIEGSGSKTFSKVKSWLYRYPEVSHMLLKRLTDVIVDYLLGQVAAGAQAVQVFESHAGILGPVEFKAFCLPYLRDIARRVKDQLKETGQDVPMIVFAKDAHYGLEDLSQSYYDVVSLDWTIDPRLAREQTGGKVSLQGNMDPCALYAPKERISEIVKTMLEGFGTQRYIANLGHGMYPDMDPESVAAFVEAVHKHSRQMNKQQ; encoded by the exons ATGAGCAAGGACGAGCTTATTCT ACCCAAAGACTTCCCGCAGCTGAAGAACGACACGTTCCTGCGGGCAGCACGGGGAGAACAGACCCAGCATGTCCCTGTGTGGTGCATGAGACAGGCTGGCCGCTACCTtccag agTTCCGGGAGTTCCGGGCAGGGAAGGACTTCTTCGATACGTGCCGCTCACCAGAGGCCTGCTGTGAACTCACTCTTCAG CCTCTCAGACGTTTTGACTTTGATGCGTCCATCATCTTCTCAGACATCCTGGTTGTACCGCAG GCCATGGGGATGGAGGTGCAGATGGTGCCCGGGAAGGGCCCCACCTTCCCGGATCCCCTGAAAGACCCAGAGGACCTCCAGCGGCTGAAGACCAAGGTGGACGTCCAGAAGGAGCTGGACTACGTCTTCAAGGCCATCACCCTGACCCGACACAAGATCGAGGGGAAGGTGCCGCTCATCGGATTCACTGGAGCACCG tgGACCCTGATGTCCTACATGATCGAAGGCTCGGGCTCAAAGACCTTCTCCAAGGTCAAAAGCTGGCTCTACCGCTACCCAGAGGTCAGCCACATGCTGCTCAAGAGGCTCACCGACGTCATCGTGGACTACCTGCTGGGCCAGGTGGCCGCGGGCGCACAG GCCGTGCAGGTGTTTGAGAGCCACGCTGGGATCCTGGGGCCCGTGGAGTTCAAGGCTTTCTGCCTGCCCTACCTGAGGGACATCGCCCGCAGGGTGAAGGACCAGCTGAAGGAGACGGGGCAGGACGTACCCATG ATTGTGTTTGCTAAAGATGCTCACTACGGCCTGGAGGACTTGTCCCAGTCCTACTATGACGTCGTTAGTCTGGACTGGACCATTGACCCGCGGTTGGCACG CGAGCAGACCGGAGGAAAGGTTAGCCTACAGGGCAACATGGATCCCTGTGCGCTCTATGCTCCCAAG GAGCGTATCTCTGAGATCGTCAAGACGATGCTGGAGGGCTTCGGGACCCAGCGGTACATCGCCAACCTGGGCCACGGCATGTACCCGGACATGGACCCCGAGAGCGTGGCCGCCTTCGTGGAGGCCGTGCACAAGCACTCGCGGCAGATGAACAAGCAGCAGTGA